In the genome of Coturnix japonica isolate 7356 chromosome Z, Coturnix japonica 2.1, whole genome shotgun sequence, one region contains:
- the GAS1 gene encoding growth arrest-specific protein 1, with the protein MPARPPAWLWLAAALGALWPPRSSPVQGRRLICWQAVLQCQGEPECSYAYNQYAEACAPVLLQQQPAAGGGDGPAAAAASAASRRRCPSHCIAALIQLNHTRRGPALEDCDCAQDENCRATKRAIEPCLPRTSSPAAGGAGGGGPGGGAGGGPGVMGCTEARRRCDWDSRCSQALNRYMAYCGKLFNGLRCTPECRAVIEDMLAVPKAVLLNDCVCDGLERPICESVKENMARLCFGADMGSNGAGSSGGSDGGLEEYYDEDYEEEPSQKGRDETEDNAGPEPGFPMQTDGAGRASSAAWALPASILLLLLPPL; encoded by the coding sequence ATGCCGGCCCGCCCGCCCGCCTGGCTGTGGCTGGCGGCGGCGCTGGGCGCCTTGTGGCCGCCCCGGAGCTCTCCGGTGCAGGGCCGGCGGCTGATCTGCTGGCAGGCGGTGCTGCAGTGTCAGGGGGAGCCCGAGTGCAGCTACGCTTACAACCAGTACGCCGAGGCGTGCGCCCcggtgctcctgcagcagcagccggcggcgggcggcggagACGGGCCGGCGGCAGCCGCGGCCTCGGCCGCCTCCCGGCGGCGGTGCCCCAGCCACTGCATCGCGGCCCTCATCCAGCTCAACCACACCCGGCGCGGCCCGGCGCTGGAGGACTGCGACTGCGCTCAGGACGAGAACTGCCGCGCTACCAAGCGCGCCATCGAGCCCTGCCTGCCCCGCACCAGCAGCCCCGCGGCCGGCggcgcggggggcggcgggcccggcggcggcgcggggggcGGCCCCGGCGTGATGGGCTGCACGGAGGCGCGGCGGCGCTGCGACTGGGACAGCCGCTGCAGCCAGGCGCTCAACCGCTACATGGCCTACTGCGGAAAGCTGTTCAACGGGCTGCGCTGCACGCCCGAGTGCCGCGCTGTCATCGAGGACATGCTGGCCGTGCCCAAGGCCGTGCTGCTCAACGACTGCGTCTGCGACGGGCTGGAGCGGCCCATCTGCGAGTCGGTCAAGGAGAACATGGCCCGCCTCTGCTTCGGGGCCGACATGGGCAGCAACGGCGCAGGCAGCAGCGGAGGCTCGGACGGCGGCCTGGAGGAGTATTACGACGAGGACTACGAGGAGGAGCCGAGCCAGAAGGGGAGGGACGAGACGGAGGACAATGCGGGCCCGGAGCCCGGCTTCCCCATGCAGACAGATGGTGCCGGCCGGGCCTCCAGCGCGGCCTGGGCGCTGCCGGCCTccatcttgctgctgctgctaccgCCGCTCTAG